A window of the Lactuca sativa cultivar Salinas chromosome 5, Lsat_Salinas_v11, whole genome shotgun sequence genome harbors these coding sequences:
- the LOC111904491 gene encoding pentatricopeptide repeat-containing protein At1g53600, mitochondrial yields MLAKRGYIHVHHLIFRNVIKFNHSTSLSSISVNPNYSPSKSIVYCNSKISENGRIGNINEAELIFNRMPVKSVVSWTAMLTAYAENGQINKARKVFDEMPQRNVATWNAMITAYMRNKNGIDKACELFSKSPEKNAVSYVSMITGYVRAGRLEDAEKLYYSMPIEWRDPFCSNALMNGYLKNGKLKVAVEIYNGMVEKNVVSSSSMVDGYCKLGEIKKAKELFDAIPDKNVITYTAMIDGYMKNTDFEEGFSLFLQMRHENGIKLVSNTLTVVFEGCGRFDRYKEGLQVHALVMLMGFNFDTFLGNSTITMYSRFGDSDSALKLFNIMETKDTVSWNSLISGYIQSENLNEAYKHFKMMPQKDVYSWTTMITGLSSKGHTEKSVELFKMMPHSQKDDITWTALISGFVSNQEHEESIRWFVQMLHTQIKPNPLTFSSVLSSSASLATLNQGLQIHSLVVKTGMESDLSVQNSLVSFYAKCGCVDDAYNTFHSITTPNVVSYNSMINGFAQNGYGEKAISLFKEMEEKNMEPNDVTFLGVLSACTHVGLVEKGQGYFNSMKCLYKIEPNPDHYACMVDLLGRAGFVDEAFDFINSMPFEPHSGVWGALLGASRSHFRLDVAEIAAQHIYELEPDNATPYVVLSDIYLVSRKKEDEEFVRRMKRLKGIKKSPGCSWITVKDDVHLFLSGDSSHMKFKEIKSTLWTLVKNHSKCDSCFF; encoded by the coding sequence ATGTTAGCAAAACGAGGTTACATCCATGTTCACCATCTGATTTTTCGTAATGTGATAAAATTTAATCACTCAACTTCGCTGTCATCAATTtctgtaaaccctaattatagtCCAAGCAAATCCATCGTCTATTGCAACTCCAAGATCAGTGAAAATGGTCGAATCGGTAATATTAACGAGGCAGAACTTATATTTAATCGCATGCCAGTCAAGAGTGTCGTGTCATGGACTGCTATGCTCACTGCATATGCGGAGAATGGACAGATCAATAAGGCTCGTaaagtgttcgatgaaatgcctcaacGAAATGTTGCTACTTGGAATGCGATGATTACAGCCTATATGCGTAACAAGAACGGGATTGATAAAGCATGTGAATTGTTTTCGAAATCCCCCGAGAAAAATGCAGTTTCCTATGTTTCAATGATCACAGGTTATGTTCGTGCAGGAAGGTTGGAAGATGCAGAGAAGTTGTACTATAGTATGCCAATAGAGTGGCGGGATCCTTTCTGTTCAAACGCCTTGATGAATGGGTATTTGAAGAACGGGAAACTTAAAGTGGCTGTTGAAATTTACAATGGAATGgtggagaagaacgttgtttcttcAAGCTCAATGGTTGATGGATACTGCAAATTAGGGGAAATCAAGAAAGCAAAAGAGTTGTTTGATGCAATTCCAGATAAAAATGTTATTACTTATACTGCAATGATCGATGGTTATATGAAAAACACTGATTTTGAAGAAGGGTTTTCGTTATTCCTACAAATGAGACATGAAAATGGTATAAAACTTGTTTCCAACACATTAACTGTAGTATTTGAAGGCTGTGGAAGATTCGATAGATATAAAGAAGGGCTTCAAGTACATGCTTTAGTGATGCTTATGGGATTCAACTTTGATACTTTCTTAGGAAATTCCACCATCACAATGTACTCTAGATTCGGTGATTCAGATTCAGCTCTTAAGCTGTTCAACATAATGGAGACAAAAGACACAGTTTCATGGAACTCTTTAATCAGTGGTTACATTCAATCTGAAAACCTCAACGAGGcttataaacatttcaaaatgatGCCACAAAAGGATGTATATTCTTGGACAACAATGATAACTGGATTAAGTAGCAAAGGGCATACAGAAAAGTCAGTTGAGTTGTTCAAAATGATGCCACATTCACAGAAAGATGATATTACATGGACTGCTCTTATATCAGGATTTGTGAGCAACCAAGAACATGAGGAATCAATCCGTTGGTTTGTTCAGATGCTTCACACACAAATCAAACCTAATCCTCTTACATTCAGCAGTGTTCTTAGCTCTTCAGCTTCTTTAGCAACACTAAATCAAGGACTACAAATCCATAGTCTTGTAGTTAAAACAGGTATGGAATCCGACTTATCTGTTCAAAATTCACTGGTGTCATTTTATGCAAAATGTGGATGTGTAGATGACGCCTACAATACATTCCATTCCATTACTACTCCAAATGTTGTTTCTTATAACTCTATGATCAATGGATTTGCACAAAACGGATATGGGGAAAAGGCGATTTCTTTATTCAAGGAAATGGAAGAAAAAAACATGGAGCCGAATGATGTTACATTTCTTGGTGTTCTTTCTGCTTGTACTCATGTTGGATTGGTTGAAAAAGGTCAAGGATATTTTAACTCGATGAAATGTTTATATAAAATTGAACCAAATCCAGATCACTATGCATGCATGGTTGATCTTTTGGGTAGAGCTGGATTTGTAGATGAAGCGTTTGATTTTATAAATTCAATGCCTTTTGAGCCTCATTCTGGGGTTTGGGGTGCACTTCTTGGAGCAAGTAGGAGTCATTTTCGTTTAGATGTTGCAGAAATTGCAGCTCAACATATCTATGAATTGGAGCCTGATAATGCTACACCTTATGTGGTTTTATCTGATATATACTTGGTTTCTAGGAAGAAAGAAGATGAGGAATTTGTGAGAAGAATGAAAAGATTGAAAGGTATTAAAAAGAGTCCTGGTTGCAGTTGGATCACAGTAAAAGATGATGTTCATTTGTTTTTGTCTGGAGATTCTTCTCATATGAAGTTCAAAGAGATTAAAAGCACCCTTTGGACACTTGTAAAAAACCATAGTAAATGTGATTCTTGTTTCTTTTAA
- the LOC111904503 gene encoding uncharacterized protein LOC111904503 encodes MKTYAIVLIVCASVTAIAILLCFLCKFSHRKTKTKLPVPPIRAARDLEIGKTTTTTTKKDAGVVILAGVAAAVIVSASGGGGCGSGGGCGGGGCGGGGCGG; translated from the coding sequence atgaaaacatatGCCATTGTTCTGATAGTCTGTGCTTCAGTTACTGCAATAGCGATTCTCTTGTGTTTTCTATGTAAGTTTAGTCATAGGAAAACCAAAACCAAACTTCCAGTTCCACCAATCCGGGCAGCCCGTGACCTTGAAATAGgtaaaaccaccaccaccaccactaaaaAAGATGCCGGAGTAGTTATTCTCGCCGGAGTTGCAGCCGCTGTAATTGTTAGCGCCAGTGGTGGCGGTGGTTGCGGTAGTGGTGGAGGATGTGGCGGTGGTGGGTGTGGTGGTGGCGGTTGTGGAGGCTGA